One Neisseria sp. Marseille-Q5346 genomic region harbors:
- a CDS encoding GNAT family N-acetyltransferase — translation MPKVIHYPERRRFQIDIDGLEAGYISYTEHNGGWDVNHTVVSPNFRHRGIAKLLVSALMEYAETHNIPLTASCDYAARFIG, via the coding sequence ATGCCCAAAGTTATCCACTACCCCGAACGCCGTCGCTTTCAAATCGACATTGACGGTTTGGAAGCAGGCTATATCAGCTATACCGAACATAACGGCGGCTGGGACGTAAACCATACCGTGGTCTCGCCCAACTTCCGTCATCGCGGCATTGCCAAACTACTGGTGAGCGCGCTGATGGAATACGCCGAAACACACAACATCCCGTTGACTGCAAGCTGCGACTACGCGGCGCGGTTTATCGGTTGA
- a CDS encoding dialkylrecorsinol condensing enzyme, whose amino-acid sequence MKKVLIVHYSQTGQLSSLARNFAAPLQTAGVQVDCVNIVPEQAFPFPWPFWCFFDTFPETVHLKPAPILPPQIPSEDYDVVVIAYTVWFLSPSQPITAFLQREETRRLLDGKPVITLIGCRNMWLGAQEKMKSLLKQNGAKLIGNIVKIDDCNSAASFITTPAWMLTGDKRYFRSLPSAGIAEEELADAARFGTKLRDTLLNQQPLDETLFQNMGAAKVNEKLIFSERTAGRSFFVWGKLLMAAGRISPLLRRALLCFYIVFLLAMILVVLPVSVILKKLLHPLLKGRLKKLADYYGQPSGR is encoded by the coding sequence ATGAAAAAGGTGCTGATTGTGCATTACTCGCAAACGGGGCAGCTCTCCAGCCTGGCTCGAAATTTTGCCGCGCCGTTGCAAACAGCCGGCGTACAGGTCGATTGTGTCAATATCGTACCGGAGCAGGCGTTTCCGTTTCCGTGGCCGTTTTGGTGTTTTTTCGATACCTTTCCTGAAACCGTCCATTTAAAACCCGCCCCAATTCTGCCGCCGCAAATTCCATCCGAAGATTACGATGTAGTGGTCATTGCCTACACCGTTTGGTTCCTCTCTCCTTCGCAACCGATTACCGCCTTTTTGCAACGCGAAGAAACGCGCCGCCTGTTAGACGGCAAACCGGTCATCACGCTTATCGGCTGCCGCAATATGTGGCTGGGCGCGCAGGAAAAAATGAAATCTTTGCTGAAACAAAACGGCGCCAAACTCATCGGCAACATCGTAAAAATCGATGACTGCAACAGCGCGGCAAGTTTCATTACCACGCCCGCATGGATGCTGACCGGCGACAAACGCTATTTCCGCTCCCTGCCCTCCGCCGGCATTGCTGAAGAAGAATTGGCGGATGCGGCGCGGTTTGGGACGAAATTGCGCGATACACTATTGAACCAACAGCCTTTGGACGAAACCCTGTTTCAAAATATGGGTGCGGCGAAAGTGAATGAAAAACTGATTTTCAGCGAACGTACCGCCGGCCGCAGCTTCTTCGTCTGGGGCAAGCTTTTGATGGCGGCAGGCCGTATTTCTCCGCTCTTGCGCCGTGCCTTGTTGTGCTTCTACATCGTCTTTTTATTGGCGATGATTTTGGTGGTTTTACCCGTCAGCGTAATTTTGAAAAAACTGCTGCATCCGCTGCTCAAAGGCCGTCTGAAAAAGCTGGCGGACTATTATGGACAACCGTCAGGCAGATAA
- the coaD gene encoding pantetheine-phosphate adenylyltransferase gives MTTTTPRRAVYAGSFDPPTLGHLWMIQEAQSLFDELIVAIGTNPEKRSTYTIEERRAMLNAITHPFPNVRISVFENRFLVDYAREANANFIVRGIRSAADYEYERSMRYINSDIAPEISTVFLMPPREIAEVSSTMVKGLVGPQGWRDMIGRYLPDPVYQKILQDHETNT, from the coding sequence ATGACCACGACCACTCCGCGCCGTGCCGTGTACGCAGGCAGCTTCGACCCTCCCACCCTCGGCCACCTGTGGATGATACAGGAAGCCCAATCCCTCTTTGACGAACTCATCGTCGCCATCGGCACCAATCCCGAAAAGCGCAGCACCTACACCATAGAAGAACGCCGCGCCATGCTCAATGCCATTACCCACCCCTTCCCCAACGTCCGCATCAGCGTGTTTGAAAACCGTTTTTTGGTCGATTATGCCCGCGAAGCCAACGCCAATTTCATCGTCCGTGGCATCCGTTCCGCCGCCGACTACGAATACGAACGCTCAATGCGCTACATCAACAGCGACATCGCCCCCGAAATTTCCACCGTCTTCCTAATGCCGCCGCGCGAAATCGCCGAAGTGTCCTCCACCATGGTCAAAGGCTTGGTCGGCCCACAAGGCTGGCGCGACATGATAGGCCGCTATCTCCCCGACCCAGTCTATCAAAAAATCCTGCAAGACCACGAAACAAACACATAA
- a CDS encoding Bax inhibitor-1 family protein, with amino-acid sequence MQNDVYDYTSQGSVAKNTVLQKTYRLLGLSFIPAIAGAFFSAKTGFNIFAMFGSYYVALAAFFGFFYGMTFLIEKNRYNNVGVALLMIFTFGMGLAISPMLQYTLSINNGAQIVGTAAAMTAGVFFTMSAMARRTTMNMNKLGSFLGAGAIVLMIAVVANIFLNIPALSLTIAAGFVVFSSLMIMWQVRAVIDGGEDSHISAALTIFISIYNIFSSLLRILISISGDD; translated from the coding sequence ATGCAAAACGACGTTTACGACTATACCTCGCAAGGCTCGGTTGCCAAAAATACCGTCCTGCAAAAAACCTACCGCCTGCTCGGCCTGTCTTTCATTCCTGCCATTGCCGGCGCGTTCTTTTCCGCCAAAACAGGCTTTAACATTTTCGCCATGTTCGGTTCATACTATGTTGCCCTGGCCGCCTTCTTCGGCTTTTTCTACGGCATGACCTTCCTGATTGAGAAAAACCGTTACAACAACGTCGGCGTAGCCCTGTTGATGATCTTCACTTTCGGCATGGGCCTTGCCATCAGCCCTATGTTGCAATACACCCTGTCTATTAACAACGGCGCGCAAATCGTCGGTACGGCCGCCGCCATGACCGCCGGTGTATTCTTCACCATGTCCGCCATGGCACGCCGCACCACAATGAACATGAACAAACTCGGCAGCTTCCTCGGTGCCGGTGCGATCGTGCTCATGATTGCCGTTGTGGCCAACATCTTCCTCAACATCCCTGCCCTGAGCCTGACCATCGCAGCCGGCTTCGTTGTCTTCAGCTCCCTGATGATTATGTGGCAGGTACGTGCCGTTATCGACGGCGGTGAAGACAGCCACATCAGCGCAGCGCTGACCATCTTCATCTCCATCTACAACATTTTCAGCAGTCTCTTGAGAATCCTCATCTCTATTAGTGGTGACGACTGA
- a CDS encoding oxidative damage protection protein: MTRMVHCVKLGKEAEGMKFPPLPNELGKRIFENVSQEAWMAWTRHQTMLINENRLSLADPRAREYLAQQMEQYFFGDGADAVQGYVPQEPK, from the coding sequence ATGACCCGTATGGTTCACTGCGTCAAACTCGGCAAAGAAGCCGAAGGCATGAAATTTCCGCCGCTGCCCAACGAACTGGGCAAACGCATCTTCGAAAACGTTTCCCAAGAAGCATGGATGGCTTGGACCCGCCACCAAACCATGCTGATCAACGAAAACCGCCTAAGCCTTGCCGATCCGCGCGCACGCGAATACCTCGCCCAGCAGATGGAACAATACTTCTTCGGCGACGGAGCAGATGCCGTACAAGGCTATGTTCCGCAAGAGCCTAAATAA
- the glnE gene encoding bifunctional [glutamate--ammonia ligase]-adenylyl-L-tyrosine phosphorylase/[glutamate--ammonia-ligase] adenylyltransferase: MNRLDTARRYSLFLARNLDSGKLKPEIFLPMLDKVLTEADFQAFADWGKIRAEENEEELARQLRELRRYVVSQIIVRDINRISDLNEVTRTITLFADFAVNTALDFAYAYYQDMYGTPIGRYTKSPQHLSVVAMGKAGGYELNVSSDIDLIFIYPESGDTDGRRERGNQEFFTKVGQKLIALLNDITADGQVFRVDMRLRPDGDSGALVLSETALEQYLITQGREWERYAWCKGRVVTPHPNDIKALVRPFVFRKYLDYSAYEAMRNLHRQIRSEVSKKGMADNIKLGAGGIREVEFIAQIFQMIRGGQMRALQLKGTQETLKKLAELGIMPSENVETLLAAYRFLRDVEHRLQYWDDQQTQTLPTSPEQQQLLAESMGFDSYAAFSDGLNVHRNKVNQLFNEILSEPEEQTQDNSEWQWAWQEKPDEEERLGRLKEYGFDAETIATRLDQIRNGHKYRHLSAHAQPRFDAIVPLLVQAAAEQPNPTDTLMRLFDFLENISRRSAYLAFLNEHPQTLAHLAQIMSQSSWVAAYLSKYPILLDELISAQLLDTTFDWPALAVSLSNDLKACGGDTEAQMDTLRHFQHAQVFRLAVQDLAELWTVESLSDQLSALADTILAAAVPCAWADMPKKHRDTPQFAIIGYGKLGGKELSYSSDLDLVYLYDDPHPDAGDVYSRLARRLTNWLSAATGAGSLYETDLRLRPNGDAGFLAHSIAAFEKYQRENAWTWEHQSLTRARFICGTPDVQTAFDRIRTEMLTAERDQTVLAGEIIEMREKMFPTHPPVDSNVKYARGGVVDVEFIVQYLILAHARQYPQLLDNYGNIALLNIAADCGLIDKTLAEQSRTAYRFYRQQQHNTKLRDAKKTEVTDELLTHYGNVRKLWQEVFGAEVKFG; the protein is encoded by the coding sequence ATGAACCGCCTCGATACTGCCCGCCGTTATTCCCTTTTTCTCGCCCGCAATCTTGATTCCGGCAAACTCAAGCCCGAAATTTTCCTGCCCATGCTGGACAAGGTTTTGACCGAAGCTGATTTTCAAGCTTTTGCGGATTGGGGCAAAATCCGCGCGGAAGAAAATGAGGAAGAGTTGGCGCGGCAGTTGCGCGAGTTACGCCGTTATGTGGTGTCGCAGATTATCGTGCGCGATATCAACCGCATCAGCGATTTGAACGAAGTAACCCGCACGATTACGCTGTTTGCCGATTTTGCCGTCAATACCGCGCTGGATTTCGCCTACGCCTATTATCAGGATATGTACGGTACGCCGATCGGGCGTTATACGAAATCGCCGCAGCATTTGAGCGTGGTGGCGATGGGCAAGGCGGGCGGCTATGAGTTGAACGTGTCTTCCGACATCGATTTGATTTTCATTTATCCCGAATCGGGCGACACCGACGGCAGGCGCGAACGGGGCAATCAGGAGTTTTTCACCAAAGTCGGACAGAAACTGATTGCGCTGCTGAACGACATTACTGCCGACGGGCAGGTGTTCCGCGTCGATATGCGGCTGCGTCCGGACGGCGACTCCGGCGCGCTGGTATTGAGTGAAACCGCGCTGGAGCAATACCTGATTACGCAAGGGCGAGAATGGGAACGCTATGCGTGGTGCAAAGGCCGCGTGGTTACGCCGCATCCGAACGACATCAAAGCGCTGGTGCGTCCCTTTGTGTTTCGCAAATATCTGGATTACAGCGCATATGAAGCAATGCGCAACCTGCACCGCCAAATCCGTAGCGAAGTCAGCAAAAAAGGCATGGCGGACAACATCAAACTCGGCGCGGGCGGCATCCGCGAAGTCGAATTTATCGCCCAGATTTTCCAAATGATACGCGGCGGCCAAATGCGCGCGCTGCAACTGAAAGGCACGCAAGAAACGCTGAAGAAACTTGCCGAGCTGGGCATTATGCCGTCTGAAAACGTCGAAACCCTGCTGGCCGCCTACCGATTCCTGCGCGACGTCGAACACCGCCTGCAATACTGGGACGACCAGCAAACCCAAACCCTGCCCACCTCGCCCGAACAGCAACAACTGCTCGCCGAAAGCATGGGCTTCGACAGCTACGCCGCTTTTTCAGACGGCCTCAATGTTCATCGGAACAAAGTCAATCAGTTGTTTAACGAAATCTTGAGCGAACCCGAAGAACAAACGCAAGACAACAGCGAATGGCAATGGGCATGGCAGGAAAAACCCGACGAAGAAGAACGGCTAGGCCGTCTGAAAGAATATGGGTTTGATGCCGAAACCATCGCCACACGGCTCGACCAAATCCGCAACGGCCATAAATACCGCCACCTTTCTGCACACGCCCAGCCGCGTTTTGACGCCATTGTGCCGTTGTTGGTACAAGCGGCGGCCGAGCAACCCAACCCGACCGATACGCTGATGCGGCTGTTTGACTTCCTCGAAAACATCAGCCGCCGCTCCGCCTATCTCGCCTTCCTCAACGAACATCCGCAAACCTTGGCGCACCTAGCACAAATCATGAGCCAAAGCTCATGGGTGGCGGCGTATCTGAGCAAATACCCGATTCTGCTGGACGAACTCATCAGCGCCCAGCTTTTGGATACCACGTTTGACTGGCCGGCACTTGCCGTCTCGCTTTCAAACGACCTCAAAGCCTGCGGCGGCGATACTGAAGCGCAAATGGACACATTGCGCCATTTCCAACACGCCCAAGTCTTCCGCCTCGCCGTTCAAGACCTTGCCGAATTGTGGACGGTAGAATCACTTTCCGATCAACTCTCCGCACTTGCCGACACCATCCTCGCCGCCGCTGTGCCATGCGCGTGGGCGGATATGCCCAAAAAACACCGCGACACGCCGCAATTTGCCATCATCGGCTACGGCAAACTGGGCGGTAAAGAGCTCAGCTATTCCTCCGACCTTGACTTGGTCTATCTTTACGACGATCCGCATCCCGATGCAGGAGACGTGTACAGCCGCCTTGCCCGCCGCCTGACCAACTGGCTTTCCGCCGCCACCGGCGCAGGCAGCCTCTACGAAACCGACCTGCGCCTGCGCCCCAACGGCGATGCAGGTTTCCTCGCCCACAGCATCGCCGCCTTTGAAAAATACCAGCGCGAAAACGCCTGGACATGGGAACACCAATCCCTTACCCGTGCCCGTTTTATCTGCGGTACGCCTGATGTTCAGACGGCCTTCGACCGCATTCGCACCGAAATGCTGACCGCTGAACGCGACCAAACCGTTTTAGCAGGCGAAATCATCGAAATGCGCGAAAAAATGTTCCCCACCCACCCGCCGGTTGACAGCAACGTCAAATACGCGCGCGGCGGCGTGGTCGATGTTGAATTTATCGTCCAATATCTGATACTTGCCCATGCCCGCCAGTATCCGCAACTCTTGGATAACTACGGCAACATCGCCCTATTGAACATCGCCGCCGACTGCGGCCTCATCGACAAAACCCTCGCCGAACAAAGCCGCACCGCCTACCGCTTCTACCGCCAGCAGCAACACAACACCAAACTGCGCGACGCCAAAAAAACCGAAGTGACGGACGAATTGCTGACCCACTACGGCAACGTGCGAAAACTGTGGCAGGAAGTATTCGGGGCAGAAGTGAAGTTCGGATAA
- a CDS encoding cell division protein → MKSLGSTLFILGVLAFGLNYMNAVPKVLAWIYEWGEDTALWIKAGITGSGALLWLAGNFLEKPAEAEAEPEEEEE, encoded by the coding sequence ATGAAAAGCTTGGGCAGTACTTTATTTATCCTCGGCGTATTGGCATTCGGTTTGAATTATATGAACGCCGTCCCCAAAGTTTTGGCCTGGATTTACGAATGGGGCGAAGATACCGCCCTATGGATTAAAGCAGGCATTACAGGTAGTGGCGCTTTACTGTGGTTGGCAGGCAACTTCCTTGAAAAACCTGCAGAGGCAGAGGCTGAACCGGAAGAGGAAGAAGAATAA
- a CDS encoding FAD-binding oxidoreductase, with protein MSKVAVLGGGLSGRLMAFQLAEQGISVELFEKGERNGAQAAAYVAAAMLAPSAEAVEATPEVIRLGKQSIALWRAIVGRLNTPVMMQENGSLIVWHTQDKPLSAEFARHLKRGGVAEHETIRWNADEIAANEPQLAGRFSDGLYLPTEGQLDGRQVLNALVDALKSMNVACHWSCEREVEDLAVQYDWVIDCRGYGAKSAWNRPSESVLRGVRGEVARVYAPEIELSRPVRLLHPRYPLYIAPKENHIFVIGATQIESESQAPVSVRSGLELLSALYAVHPAFGEANLLELATGLRPTLNHHNPEIRFNRERRLIEVNGLFRHGFMISPAVTGAAVRLAGALFAGSDIPEYDETSGLPYIRAAN; from the coding sequence ATGTCTAAGGTTGCGGTACTCGGTGGCGGTCTGTCGGGCCGTCTGATGGCGTTCCAACTGGCAGAGCAGGGCATTTCGGTCGAGTTGTTTGAGAAAGGCGAACGCAACGGCGCGCAAGCCGCCGCTTATGTTGCCGCGGCCATGTTGGCGCCGTCTGCCGAGGCGGTGGAGGCAACGCCCGAAGTCATCCGTTTGGGCAAACAAAGCATCGCGCTTTGGCGTGCGATTGTCGGCCGTCTGAATACGCCGGTGATGATGCAGGAAAACGGCAGCCTGATTGTCTGGCACACGCAGGACAAGCCGCTTTCTGCCGAGTTTGCCCGTCATTTGAAGCGCGGCGGCGTGGCGGAACATGAAACCATACGCTGGAATGCCGATGAAATCGCAGCCAACGAACCACAACTGGCAGGGCGGTTTTCAGACGGCCTGTATCTGCCGACAGAAGGGCAGTTGGACGGACGGCAGGTCTTGAATGCGCTTGTCGATGCTTTGAAATCAATGAATGTAGCGTGTCATTGGTCGTGCGAACGCGAAGTCGAAGATTTGGCGGTGCAATACGATTGGGTCATCGACTGCCGTGGTTATGGCGCAAAGAGCGCGTGGAACAGGCCGTCTGAAAGCGTTTTGCGCGGCGTTCGTGGCGAAGTGGCGCGCGTTTATGCCCCCGAAATCGAGCTGTCCCGCCCCGTGCGCCTGCTGCATCCGCGCTATCCTTTGTATATCGCGCCGAAGGAAAACCATATTTTTGTGATTGGTGCGACCCAAATCGAAAGTGAAAGCCAAGCGCCGGTCAGCGTGCGTTCCGGTTTGGAACTTTTGTCCGCGCTGTACGCCGTGCATCCGGCATTTGGCGAGGCAAACCTTTTGGAACTGGCCACCGGCCTGCGCCCGACTTTAAACCACCACAATCCCGAAATCCGCTTCAACCGCGAACGCCGCCTGATTGAAGTCAACGGCCTGTTCCGCCACGGCTTTATGATTTCTCCGGCCGTGACCGGTGCGGCCGTGCGTTTGGCCGGCGCGCTGTTTGCCGGAAGCGACATTCCCGAATACGACGAAACCAGCGGTTTGCCGTATATCCGCGCCGCAAATTGA
- the glyS gene encoding glycine--tRNA ligase subunit beta, producing the protein MTTQTLLIELLTEELPPKALNNLGNHFAASVAEGLEKAQLIDGAAEYTAYASPRRLAVQVKNVKAVQADQKIVKKGPAVANAMKDGAPTKALEGFARGAGAKIEDLTVINDGKQDVYAYEYVQTGKPLGELLEDIINAAVKKLPIPKVMRWGSSTFTFVRPVHSLIVLHGGDIVNVSVLGLQSGNKTLGHRFLSSGEIAIENADSYAAQMREQGKVEASFAERKAAIQTALNEQAGRLNATVAADEALLDEVTALVEWPVVLEAGFEEHFLAVPQECLILTMQQNQKYFPLLDQNGKLMNRFLLVSNLQTEDPSHIIQGNERVLRARLSDAEFFYKQDQKATLESRLPKLSSVVYHNKIGSQAERIERLQSIAAHIAKALGADAAAAERAARLAKADLVTEMVGEFPELQGTMGKYYARLDGETEEIAEAIEQHYQPRFAGDNLPEGKVATAVALADKLETLVGIWGIGLIPTGDKDPYALRRAALGILRMLMQYGLDVNELIQTAFDSFPKGLLNEKTPSETADFMQARLAVLLQNDYPQDIVAAVLAKQPRRLDDVVAKLQAVAAFKQLPEAAALAAANKRVQNLLKKADAELGAVNESLLQQDEEKALYAAAQGLQPKISAAVAEGNFQTALSELASVKPQVDAFFDSVMVMAEDAAVKQNRLNLLNRLAEQMNAVADIALLSE; encoded by the coding sequence ATGACAACCCAAACCCTCTTAATCGAACTTCTCACTGAAGAACTCCCGCCAAAAGCCCTCAATAATCTGGGCAACCATTTTGCCGCTTCCGTTGCCGAAGGCTTGGAAAAGGCGCAACTGATTGACGGCGCAGCCGAATACACTGCCTACGCTTCTCCGCGCCGTTTGGCCGTTCAAGTCAAAAACGTGAAAGCCGTTCAAGCCGACCAAAAAATCGTGAAAAAAGGCCCGGCCGTGGCAAATGCCATGAAAGACGGTGCGCCGACTAAGGCTTTGGAAGGTTTTGCGCGCGGTGCGGGTGCGAAAATCGAAGACTTGACCGTCATCAACGACGGCAAGCAAGACGTGTATGCCTACGAATACGTCCAAACCGGCAAACCGCTGGGCGAGCTTTTGGAAGACATCATCAATGCCGCAGTGAAAAAACTGCCAATTCCTAAAGTCATGCGTTGGGGCAGCAGTACATTTACCTTCGTGCGCCCTGTACACAGCCTGATCGTGCTGCACGGCGGCGACATCGTAAACGTCAGCGTTTTGGGCTTGCAAAGTGGCAACAAAACATTGGGTCACCGCTTCCTTTCCAGCGGCGAAATCGCCATCGAAAATGCCGACAGCTACGCCGCACAAATGCGCGAGCAAGGCAAAGTGGAAGCATCATTTGCCGAACGCAAAGCCGCCATTCAGACGGCCTTGAACGAGCAGGCAGGCCGTCTGAACGCGACTGTTGCCGCCGATGAAGCATTGTTGGACGAAGTGACCGCATTGGTCGAATGGCCTGTGGTATTGGAAGCCGGTTTTGAAGAACACTTCCTCGCCGTACCGCAAGAATGCCTGATTCTGACCATGCAGCAAAACCAAAAATACTTCCCGCTGCTCGATCAAAACGGCAAGCTGATGAACCGCTTCCTGCTGGTGTCCAACCTACAAACCGAAGACCCGTCACACATCATCCAAGGCAACGAACGCGTCTTGCGCGCGCGCCTGTCTGATGCCGAGTTCTTCTACAAACAAGACCAAAAAGCGACTTTGGAAAGCCGCCTGCCGAAATTGTCCAGCGTGGTTTACCACAACAAAATTGGTTCGCAGGCCGAACGCATCGAACGCCTGCAAAGCATCGCCGCCCATATCGCCAAAGCATTGGGTGCGGATGCCGCCGCAGCCGAGCGCGCCGCACGTTTGGCCAAAGCCGACTTGGTCACCGAAATGGTCGGCGAGTTCCCCGAATTGCAAGGCACGATGGGCAAATACTACGCCCGTTTGGACGGTGAAACCGAAGAAATCGCCGAAGCCATCGAGCAACACTACCAACCGCGTTTTGCCGGCGACAACCTGCCAGAGGGCAAAGTGGCCACCGCCGTTGCTTTGGCCGACAAACTGGAAACCTTGGTCGGCATTTGGGGCATCGGCCTGATTCCAACCGGCGACAAAGACCCATACGCCCTGCGCCGCGCCGCCTTGGGTATTTTGCGTATGCTGATGCAGTACGGTTTGGATGTAAACGAACTGATTCAGACGGCCTTCGACAGCTTCCCCAAAGGTTTGCTCAACGAAAAAACGCCGTCTGAAACCGCCGACTTCATGCAGGCGCGTTTGGCCGTGTTGTTGCAAAATGATTATCCGCAAGACATCGTCGCCGCCGTATTGGCGAAACAGCCGCGCCGTTTGGACGACGTAGTGGCCAAACTGCAGGCCGTTGCCGCGTTCAAACAGCTGCCCGAAGCCGCAGCATTGGCCGCAGCCAACAAACGCGTGCAAAACCTGCTGAAAAAAGCCGATGCCGAGTTGGGCGCGGTTAACGAAAGCCTGCTGCAACAAGACGAAGAAAAAGCCTTGTATGCCGCCGCTCAAGGTTTGCAGCCGAAAATCTCCGCTGCCGTTGCCGAAGGCAATTTCCAAACTGCTTTGTCCGAGCTTGCTTCCGTCAAGCCGCAAGTCGATGCCTTCTTCGACAGCGTGATGGTAATGGCTGAAGATGCCGCCGTAAAACAAAACCGTTTGAACCTGCTGAACCGCTTGGCAGAACAAATGAACGCAGTTGCCGACATTGCGCTCTTGAGCGAATAA
- the apbC gene encoding iron-sulfur cluster carrier protein ApbC — MNIPAIRTALDAVLIPTTIRTLGSEKAVLLLEEHSDGLHIGLKFAFPVVHIAADIANAVQEAVISHIGDTHIHLSIDTEIGTHKVQPGVATIKGVKNIIAVASGKGGVGKSTTTANLATAMARMGARVGVLDADLYGPSQPTMLGVQDRKPDQQNKKLIPVEAESGIQVMSIGFLVDTDQAVVWRGPMVSQALQQLMFQSEWDNVDYLFIDLPPGTGDIQLTLSQKIPVTGSVVVTTPQDIALIDARKAVDMFNKVNIPILGVLENMSVHICTNCGHAEAIFGAEGGKNLAERLNVPLLGQLPLSLPVREAMDNGTSSALFENNQTIADIYTEAAFQIALAIADKGKDFSSRFPKIVVE; from the coding sequence ATGAATATTCCAGCCATCCGAACCGCACTCGATGCCGTGTTGATTCCCACCACAATACGCACTTTGGGCAGCGAAAAAGCCGTTTTGCTTCTGGAAGAGCATTCAGACGGCCTGCATATCGGCCTGAAATTCGCGTTCCCAGTTGTCCATATTGCCGCAGACATTGCCAACGCCGTTCAAGAAGCCGTCATTTCGCATATCGGCGATACCCACATTCACTTGAGTATCGATACCGAAATCGGTACGCATAAAGTTCAACCCGGCGTAGCAACCATCAAAGGCGTGAAAAACATCATCGCCGTTGCATCGGGCAAAGGCGGCGTCGGCAAATCAACGACCACTGCCAACCTTGCCACCGCAATGGCCAGAATGGGTGCGCGTGTCGGCGTACTCGATGCCGACCTGTACGGCCCAAGCCAGCCCACCATGCTCGGCGTACAAGACCGCAAACCCGACCAACAAAACAAAAAACTCATTCCCGTTGAAGCCGAAAGCGGCATTCAAGTGATGTCCATCGGTTTCCTGGTCGATACCGACCAAGCCGTCGTTTGGCGCGGCCCGATGGTCAGCCAAGCCTTGCAACAGCTTATGTTCCAAAGCGAATGGGACAATGTCGATTATCTCTTCATCGACCTGCCGCCCGGTACCGGCGATATCCAATTGACCCTGTCGCAAAAAATCCCCGTAACCGGCTCCGTTGTCGTCACCACGCCGCAAGACATCGCCCTGATTGATGCACGCAAAGCCGTGGATATGTTCAACAAAGTCAATATCCCGATTTTGGGCGTTTTGGAAAACATGTCTGTCCATATTTGCACCAACTGCGGCCATGCCGAAGCAATTTTTGGCGCAGAAGGCGGTAAAAACCTGGCAGAGCGTTTGAATGTACCGTTGCTCGGCCAGCTTCCGTTGAGCTTGCCTGTACGCGAAGCCATGGACAACGGCACATCTTCAGCCTTGTTTGAAAACAACCAAACCATCGCCGACATCTACACCGAAGCCGCATTCCAAATTGCGCTGGCCATTGCCGATAAAGGCAAAGACTTCAGCAGCCGCTTCCCGAAAATCGTTGTCGAATAA